The DNA window TATCTACGATGAAGATGTAAACCAAGCACATTTCAATCCCGCGACAATCAACGCTGATATGGACAATCATTTGGCTTTGAATTATGGCAGTTATTTTGGTGAAGTAAGTTACGGAACCGCTTCGTATGCCTATACTTACGACCGTCACTTGCAAACTTTTCAAGTGGGAGTGAATTATGTGAATTATGGAAAATTTGATGGATATGACCAAAATGGACAAGCGACATCTGAATTTACCGGGAGTGAAGTAGCACTTTCTGTGGGTTATGCCTATAATGTTCCTAATACCAATCTTTTTTTGGGTGCCAATGCCAAATTAATTTCTTCGTCTTTAGAAAGTTATAGCTCTTTAGGAGGAGCGCTTGATTTAGGCGCAATTTACATTGACGAAGCGAATGATGTCAATTGGGCTTTGGTCATTCGCAATATTGGAACGCAGTTTACGACCTATAATGGTATTAATGAAAAATTACCACTCGAAATCATTGCAGGGGTTTCCCAAGAATTAGAAAATGTCCCCATTCGATGGCATTTGACTTTCGAAAATTTACAGCAATGGAATGTTTCTTTTAGCAATCCTAACCAAGCGCAAACCTCACTCGATGGCACCACGACGGAGAAAAAAACATCCTTTTTAGGAAATGCACTAAGACATACTATAGTAGGAGTAGAGTTATTTCCAAAAAAAGCCGTAAATTTGAGATTGGGTTATAATTTTAGAAGAGCCGAAGAATTGCAGGTAGAGAATATTCGAAATTTCTCTGGAATTTCAGTTGGTTTTGGAATACGATTTAATAAATTAAAATTCAATTATTCTTATTCCAGATATACTTTGGCTGCAAATACAAGTTTATTTGGTATGACTATTAATTTTCAATAATACTGTTTTGAAAAAAAAAATCACCATTGCTATTGATGGCTATTCATCAACAGGAAAAAGCACTTTAGCCAAAGAATTGGCTCATCATTTAGGATATGTTTATGTCGATACAGGTGCGATGTACAGAGCAGTCACATTGTATGCGATGCAAAAGGGGTTTATTGGGATAGGTTTTTTTGATATCAAATCACTTGTTGCGAGTTTACCAACTATTAAATTGGTTTTCAAATTCAACCCAGATTTAGGTTTTGCCGAAATGTATTTGAACGATCTAAATGTCGAAAAGGAAATTCGGACGATTGAAGTTTCAAATTATGTTAGCCAAGTCGCCGAGATTTCGGAAGTGCGTTCGAAATTAGTCGAACAGCAACAAGAAATGGGCAAAAACAAAGGAATAGTGATGGATGGCAGGGATATTGGCACTATCGTTTTTCCGAATGCCGATTTGAAAATATTTATGACTGCCAGTCCTTTGACCCGTGCAGAGAGGAGATTTAAGGAACTTCAAAAAAAAGGTGATCAGGTAACTTTTGATGAAGTTTTGAAAAATGTTGAACAGCGCGATTATATCGATACGCATCGAGAGGATTCACCATTAGTTAAAGCCAAGGATGCGATAGAGTTCGATAATTCTACTATTTCAAAACAAGAACAATTCGAAAAGGTACTTAAACTAATTCATATTTAGTACTAGAAACGTCATTAATTTTTTTTAAACCTCGCTTCTTGCGGGGTTTTTTATTGTAAGCCTTTTAGCGATGATAAAGGATACCTATTTCAAATATTCTAACAATATGTTATTGTAAGAAAATTATATGATATATTATTATTTTGTGTATTTCATCGATTTTATTTGTATTTTAAACGATAATCTAATTACATTTATATCATAATTAATCAAGTTCTTATATCAAACAATAGTAAAGAAGTTTGCCCCACATTCTACTTTAAACCTAATCTACTTAATTATTATGAAAGCAAAATTACATCGTGTATTATTGCTAGTTGCAATAGTATATACCATGAACTCGTGTTCATCTTCGGATAGTGCGGAAGAAAGTTCCTCAGCTGTTTCTGCACAAAAATCAATAAATTTTTCTTATAGTTCGACGGAACTTGAAACAATGGCATTGATTAATGCCTACCGGGTCAGTATTGGTTTAAATGAGTT is part of the Flavobacterium nackdongense genome and encodes:
- the porQ gene encoding type IX secretion system protein PorQ, producing MPKKLLIFFLFFVCTVSNGQIGGKYTYQFLNLVTSPRQAALGGKTVTIYDEDVNQAHFNPATINADMDNHLALNYGSYFGEVSYGTASYAYTYDRHLQTFQVGVNYVNYGKFDGYDQNGQATSEFTGSEVALSVGYAYNVPNTNLFLGANAKLISSSLESYSSLGGALDLGAIYIDEANDVNWALVIRNIGTQFTTYNGINEKLPLEIIAGVSQELENVPIRWHLTFENLQQWNVSFSNPNQAQTSLDGTTTEKKTSFLGNALRHTIVGVELFPKKAVNLRLGYNFRRAEELQVENIRNFSGISVGFGIRFNKLKFNYSYSRYTLAANTSLFGMTINFQ
- the cmk gene encoding (d)CMP kinase, translating into MKKKITIAIDGYSSTGKSTLAKELAHHLGYVYVDTGAMYRAVTLYAMQKGFIGIGFFDIKSLVASLPTIKLVFKFNPDLGFAEMYLNDLNVEKEIRTIEVSNYVSQVAEISEVRSKLVEQQQEMGKNKGIVMDGRDIGTIVFPNADLKIFMTASPLTRAERRFKELQKKGDQVTFDEVLKNVEQRDYIDTHREDSPLVKAKDAIEFDNSTISKQEQFEKVLKLIHI